The following proteins come from a genomic window of Flavobacteriaceae bacterium MAR_2010_188:
- a CDS encoding 3-hydroxyacyl-[acyl-carrier-protein] dehydratase, whose amino-acid sequence MKSIYEITDTFEDEAGNSCFEISLNPEHKIYEGHFPQNPVTPGVVMLQILKYLTEEKLHQKLMMVEASNVKFLSMVNPQYDSRLIYKIKVTEVENEFQIKNTTTFPAGRLVLKCNATFVIR is encoded by the coding sequence ATGAAATCAATCTATGAAATTACCGATACATTTGAAGATGAAGCAGGTAATTCTTGTTTTGAAATCAGTTTAAATCCTGAGCATAAAATATACGAAGGGCACTTTCCTCAAAATCCTGTTACTCCTGGAGTTGTTATGCTTCAAATTTTGAAATATTTGACCGAAGAAAAGCTTCATCAGAAATTAATGATGGTTGAAGCTTCTAATGTAAAATTTTTATCCATGGTTAATCCGCAGTACGATAGCAGGTTAATCTACAAAATAAAGGTTACGGAAGTCGAAAATGAATTTCAGATAAAAAACACTACAACTTTCCCTGCCGGGCGGCTTGTATTAAAATGTAATGCTACTTTTGTGATTAGATAA
- a CDS encoding Putative PD-(D/E)XK family member produces MLDLKEIYENLPLPKNQNSNSYSAKAIKGYENHRIAKNLADNPSLLILISEQNQDFFIANQNLFNIKVSHNLKCEIESNDKVTHNNFSVVSYIGQNNDVKELFLSTCQILIKSLGQSPSNKQIKHTVGKFIELFKAVKETPRNSIQGLWSELFLIEQSSFPEKLIVGWHSIPEEKFDFSFGKLRLEVKSSASELRIHHFSSRQLNPINDIVIIISSVLVSSNVAGLGIIDLLIKINGKLNNFPKQKEKLHLLVYSTLGIDIEKVNQIKFDYELAKSSLRFYQSTSIPKIEDINIPKEVSNLKFVSNLVNSTPIDLSFDELIKPHITDMN; encoded by the coding sequence ATGCTTGATTTAAAAGAAATATATGAGAATTTACCTTTGCCGAAAAATCAGAATTCTAATTCTTATTCAGCAAAGGCAATTAAAGGCTATGAAAATCATAGAATAGCAAAAAACCTTGCAGATAACCCAAGTCTATTAATATTAATTTCAGAACAGAACCAAGATTTTTTTATTGCAAATCAGAATCTCTTTAACATTAAAGTTTCCCACAATCTTAAATGCGAAATAGAGTCGAACGACAAAGTAACTCACAATAATTTTTCAGTTGTATCCTATATCGGTCAGAACAATGATGTTAAAGAACTGTTTTTGAGTACTTGCCAAATATTGATAAAATCACTTGGTCAGAGTCCATCAAATAAGCAAATAAAACATACGGTTGGGAAATTTATTGAATTATTCAAAGCAGTAAAAGAAACTCCGAGAAATTCTATACAAGGTCTTTGGAGCGAGTTATTTTTAATCGAACAATCTTCTTTCCCAGAAAAATTGATAGTTGGTTGGCATAGCATTCCCGAGGAAAAATTCGATTTTAGTTTTGGTAAATTACGTCTTGAAGTTAAAAGTTCCGCATCAGAATTAAGAATACATCATTTTAGTTCAAGACAACTAAATCCTATAAACGATATAGTAATTATAATCTCATCTGTCTTAGTTAGTTCAAATGTAGCAGGTTTAGGTATAATTGATTTGCTAATCAAAATAAACGGAAAGCTAAATAATTTTCCAAAGCAAAAAGAGAAACTCCATCTTCTAGTCTATTCGACTTTGGGTATTGATATTGAAAAAGTTAATCAAATTAAATTTGACTACGAATTAGCTAAAAGTTCATTGCGGTTTTATCAATCGACCAGTATCCCAAAAATTGAAGATATCAATATTCCTAAAGAAGTTTCTAATCTAAAATTTGTTAGTAATTTAGTGAACTCAACTCCAATTGATTTAAGCTTTGACGAATTGATTAAACCTCACATTACTGATATGAATTAA
- a CDS encoding Esterase/lipase, which produces MKMWYWIIIGIAIILVIIYFLGPKPPKPKFNNTLPKLTTDLQQLQSKINAEENNKPLRQDNEARIKFFDSSKSKTKYSIIYMHGFAASYRDGYPVNQNSADRLGANIYYNRMPGHGLRAPYSLDDFTAENAWQDAKMDLVIGKNLGEKVIIMSTSTGGTLATKLAAEFPEDIFALIHLSPNFEDDQAGASILGSHWGYKIANLITLGKDRKIKQKTAAEKQYWDTSYNSRALVDLQVLVGTTMKEETFQKVKCPVLTLYYSDNELQEDDHVEVDAIPKILKQFSTPKNLNVLKRLQTQETHFIGSEIKSKDIESVEEEIVDFLRTKLNIKILPKPNN; this is translated from the coding sequence ATGAAAATGTGGTACTGGATTATAATTGGAATTGCCATAATTCTTGTTATCATCTATTTTTTGGGCCCAAAACCGCCCAAACCAAAGTTTAATAATACTCTTCCAAAACTCACAACGGATCTTCAACAACTTCAATCTAAAATCAATGCCGAAGAGAACAACAAACCGCTGCGGCAAGATAATGAAGCACGCATAAAATTCTTTGACAGTTCTAAAAGCAAGACAAAGTATAGCATTATTTATATGCATGGTTTTGCAGCAAGTTACAGGGACGGTTACCCCGTTAACCAGAATAGCGCAGACCGTTTAGGGGCTAATATTTATTACAATAGAATGCCGGGACATGGGCTGCGTGCGCCATATAGCCTTGATGATTTTACCGCAGAAAATGCGTGGCAAGACGCTAAAATGGATTTGGTAATCGGAAAAAATTTGGGTGAAAAAGTAATTATAATGAGCACCTCTACGGGAGGGACTCTAGCCACCAAATTAGCGGCAGAATTTCCTGAGGATATTTTTGCATTGATCCATCTCTCCCCAAACTTTGAAGATGACCAAGCGGGAGCATCGATTTTAGGCTCGCATTGGGGATATAAAATCGCGAATCTAATTACGTTAGGTAAGGATAGAAAGATTAAGCAAAAAACTGCAGCAGAAAAACAGTATTGGGATACGTCTTATAATTCTAGAGCCTTGGTAGATCTACAAGTTCTGGTTGGTACAACCATGAAAGAGGAAACATTTCAAAAAGTGAAATGCCCAGTATTGACCTTGTATTATAGCGATAACGAATTGCAGGAAGATGACCATGTAGAGGTCGACGCAATTCCAAAAATATTGAAGCAATTTTCGACGCCAAAAAATTTAAATGTACTTAAGCGTCTGCAGACCCAAGAAACACATTTTATCGGAAGCGAGATAAAATCTAAGGATATTGAATCGGTCGAAGAGGAAATTGTAGATTTTCTTAGGACGAAATTGAATATTAAAATATTGCCGAAGCCAAACAATTAA
- a CDS encoding Outer membrane lipoprotein-sorting protein produces the protein MKLKNKGMLMLVLLVFTAFSFAQQQLSASEQKSFTEKVKISAEETRSIISDFVQDKHISVLSDVVKSEGKMVLLMPDKIRWEYLTPTSNIAIFSGNKLYVNDDGKKNEFDLDGNKIFKSFNSLIINSIKGDMFDENQFEITYFDKSENYMVRFIPKEKRLKKLISAFELKFDKVSAVVEEVKLIESANDFTTIRFLNRKTNVEVKPSEFQQ, from the coding sequence ATGTTAATGTTGGTGTTGCTGGTTTTTACGGCATTTTCGTTTGCCCAACAACAACTTTCGGCTAGCGAACAAAAGTCGTTTACCGAGAAAGTAAAGATTTCCGCAGAAGAAACTCGAAGTATTATCAGTGATTTTGTTCAAGACAAGCACATTAGTGTGCTTAGTGACGTGGTTAAAAGTGAGGGCAAAATGGTCTTACTTATGCCCGATAAAATAAGATGGGAATACCTTACACCAACCTCCAACATCGCGATTTTTAGCGGTAACAAGCTCTACGTAAATGACGATGGCAAGAAGAACGAATTCGATTTAGATGGCAACAAAATATTTAAGAGTTTTAATTCATTAATAATCAACAGTATAAAAGGAGATATGTTTGACGAAAATCAGTTTGAGATAACGTATTTCGATAAATCTGAAAACTACATGGTGAGATTTATTCCTAAAGAAAAACGATTAAAGAAGTTGATTTCTGCTTTCGAATTAAAATTTGATAAAGTCTCTGCAGTGGTTGAAGAAGTAAAACTGATCGAAAGCGCAAACGACTTTACAACCATAAGATTTTTAAATAGAAAAACGAATGTTGAGGTTAAACCATCAGAATTTCAACAGTAA
- a CDS encoding Nucleotide-binding universal stress protein, UspA family encodes MKNILVPVGSSRNAVSHLQYAIDFAKEFGAKVYVVQIYNVYTKAGTMIKVDHILERESLAFLKEHITKVDQKGVKVVIKTFKGKLVETLELVCKSLDIDLVVIEPRTNSVKERVYLGNTSGKMVKQTDLPVLIVPEGLVYKPIKSILMATKSAIIRRENVLDQLRDIKEKYSAELNLLLVKTAFFTEDDFIVNDELSSMVTNTVKTESPTTFQAVLENYKDYNPDILCVVRRKRGFFTKLWEKNSIMKKDFYSSTMPVLVLKGLK; translated from the coding sequence ATGAAGAACATTTTGGTACCTGTTGGATCGTCGAGAAATGCGGTAAGTCATTTGCAGTATGCTATCGATTTTGCCAAGGAATTTGGCGCAAAGGTTTATGTGGTGCAGATATATAATGTCTATACAAAGGCAGGCACCATGATAAAGGTAGACCACATTTTAGAGCGTGAAAGTTTAGCGTTTTTAAAAGAACATATTACCAAGGTGGACCAAAAAGGCGTAAAGGTGGTTATTAAAACCTTTAAAGGTAAATTGGTTGAAACATTAGAACTGGTTTGTAAGTCTTTGGATATCGACTTGGTGGTAATAGAACCTCGAACAAATTCTGTAAAGGAACGCGTTTATCTTGGCAACACCTCTGGTAAGATGGTAAAGCAAACGGATTTACCGGTGCTAATCGTGCCGGAAGGATTAGTTTATAAGCCAATCAAATCAATTTTAATGGCAACAAAATCTGCCATTATAAGAAGAGAAAATGTGTTAGACCAGTTAAGGGACATCAAAGAAAAATATTCTGCAGAGCTCAATCTCTTATTGGTTAAGACAGCGTTTTTTACAGAGGATGACTTTATAGTAAACGATGAGCTTTCGAGCATGGTAACTAATACGGTGAAGACTGAAAGCCCAACCACATTCCAAGCGGTATTAGAAAATTATAAAGATTATAATCCGGACATCCTTTGCGTGGTAAGGAGAAAAAGAGGCTTTTTTACCAAATTATGGGAGAAGAACTCAATCATGAAAAAAGATTTCTATAGCTCAACGATGCCAGTTTTGGTATTGAAAGGTTTAAAATAG
- a CDS encoding phenylacetate-CoA ligase, which translates to MKVPEIEYKTTAEIKHFQEEKLKSALKYLQQYSPFYKRLFKENKISITEIVTLEDLEKIPVTTKNDLQEFNDEFLCVHKSKIIDYVTTSGTMGEPVTFALTDKDLDRLAYNESISFSCSGVTKNDTIQLMTTMDRRFMAGIAYFLGSRKLGSAMIRVGSGIPELQWDSIKKFKPTYLICVPSFLLKMIDYAKEHSIDLDDTGVKGAICIGEPIRDENLEPNVLAKRILKHWNLSLFSTYASTEMGTAFNECEYQVGGHLHPELIITEFLDADNKPVKKGEVGELTITTLGVEGMPLLRFKTGDLMKMNYEACLCGRSTPRLSPVIGRTQQMIKYKGTTLYPPAMQNILNEFDEVETYLIEIFTNDVGTDEILIKIASKYTTKELLEAIKNHFRAKLRVTPSIAILSVSEINEIALPKMNRKPIRVLDRR; encoded by the coding sequence ATGAAAGTTCCAGAAATAGAATACAAAACGACGGCCGAGATTAAACATTTTCAGGAAGAAAAGTTAAAGTCTGCACTAAAATATCTTCAACAATACTCGCCATTTTATAAAAGGTTATTTAAGGAAAACAAGATTTCGATTACAGAGATCGTAACTCTTGAAGATTTGGAAAAAATTCCGGTTACCACTAAGAATGACCTTCAAGAATTTAACGATGAATTTCTTTGTGTTCACAAAAGCAAAATTATAGATTATGTCACTACTTCAGGTACTATGGGTGAGCCGGTTACGTTTGCCTTGACCGACAAAGATTTAGATAGACTCGCTTATAATGAATCGATTTCGTTTTCCTGCTCTGGCGTTACCAAAAATGATACAATACAGTTAATGACCACTATGGACCGTCGATTTATGGCTGGTATTGCATATTTCTTAGGATCTAGAAAACTCGGTTCGGCTATGATTAGGGTGGGTTCTGGAATTCCTGAACTTCAATGGGATTCTATTAAAAAGTTTAAACCAACTTATTTAATCTGTGTACCTTCTTTTCTTTTGAAGATGATTGATTATGCCAAAGAACACAGTATTGATTTGGACGATACTGGCGTTAAAGGAGCCATTTGTATTGGAGAACCGATTAGGGATGAAAATCTTGAACCAAACGTGCTCGCAAAACGGATTTTGAAACATTGGAATCTTTCTCTTTTTTCAACTTATGCTTCCACAGAAATGGGTACTGCTTTTAATGAATGTGAATACCAAGTTGGTGGCCATCTTCATCCGGAGCTAATCATTACCGAATTTCTTGATGCGGATAATAAACCTGTGAAAAAAGGTGAAGTTGGTGAACTTACCATTACAACCCTTGGAGTCGAAGGAATGCCTTTATTGCGTTTTAAAACGGGCGATTTAATGAAGATGAATTACGAAGCTTGTCTTTGCGGCAGGAGCACTCCGAGACTAAGCCCAGTCATCGGTAGAACCCAACAGATGATTAAGTACAAAGGAACCACTCTGTATCCGCCAGCAATGCAGAATATCCTCAATGAATTTGATGAGGTCGAAACTTACCTCATCGAAATCTTTACAAATGATGTTGGCACCGATGAGATCCTGATTAAAATTGCTTCAAAATACACTACGAAGGAACTTCTGGAAGCGATTAAAAATCATTTTAGGGCTAAACTGAGGGTTACACCATCTATTGCTATTCTTTCGGTATCCGAAATAAACGAGATTGCATTGCCCAAAATGAACAGAAAACCGATAAGAGTTTTAGACAGGCGCTAA
- a CDS encoding Cupin-like domain-containing protein, translating to MGKIKTSEIPRIKNVSKEDFIKYYYTPQQPVIIEELSRDWPAYKKWDLDYIQSKAGDQIVPLYNNEPTKGRQNSVVPAKKMKLYDYIEILKTQPTDLRMFFYNILQKMPELIEDFNYPEIGLKFFKKLPVMFFGGKGSKVLAHYDMDLADLVHFHFHGTKNVTLFAPDQARFLYKVPFTVHNLEVIDMDNPDFEKYPVLQNVKGLHATMKHGDALYIPSGFWHYITYEDGGFSITLRAFPRKLKKVGKLFSNIVFMRTFENLMRRTIGQKWVDYKENSMVERLNRNYKKQSQDA from the coding sequence ATGGGAAAAATTAAAACTTCAGAAATCCCACGCATTAAAAACGTGAGCAAAGAGGATTTTATAAAATACTACTATACACCTCAACAACCTGTTATTATTGAAGAATTGAGCAGGGATTGGCCAGCTTATAAGAAGTGGGATTTAGACTATATCCAAAGTAAAGCAGGCGACCAAATAGTGCCGTTATATAACAACGAGCCCACTAAAGGCAGGCAAAATTCGGTTGTTCCCGCAAAGAAAATGAAGCTCTACGATTATATAGAAATCCTAAAAACCCAACCGACCGATTTGCGAATGTTCTTTTATAACATTCTCCAAAAAATGCCCGAGCTAATCGAAGATTTTAACTATCCAGAAATTGGATTAAAGTTCTTTAAAAAGCTACCGGTCATGTTTTTTGGCGGAAAAGGTTCCAAGGTACTAGCGCATTATGATATGGATTTGGCCGATTTGGTACACTTTCATTTTCATGGAACAAAAAATGTTACCTTATTTGCGCCCGATCAAGCGCGTTTTCTTTATAAAGTTCCTTTTACAGTACACAATTTGGAAGTCATCGATATGGACAATCCAGATTTTGAAAAATATCCGGTTCTACAGAACGTTAAAGGTTTACACGCTACCATGAAACATGGGGATGCTCTCTATATTCCAAGCGGATTCTGGCATTATATTACTTATGAAGATGGCGGATTTTCGATTACGCTTAGAGCTTTCCCAAGGAAGCTTAAAAAGGTCGGTAAACTTTTTAGCAATATCGTTTTTATGAGAACGTTTGAAAATCTAATGAGAAGAACCATCGGACAGAAATGGGTAGATTACAAAGAAAACTCAATGGTTGAGCGACTTAATCGAAATTATAAAAAACAAAGCCAAGATGCCTAA
- a CDS encoding Glycosyltransferase involved in cell wall bisynthesis: MELQSVQAQFKKLRCCVVIPTYNNEKTLAKVLDGVLNFTDDVFVVNDGSTDSTSKILSNYEFLHITTLPKNIGKGNALKQGFMEALKNGFDYAITLDSDGQHFPSDISLFLNEISGRIDKNIMIIGDRNMNNANVFKESAKGNRISSYWVHAVSGLRLTDTQSGFRLYPIKTMKSINFFEITKKFEFEIEAIIKNYWAGVTIVQVPINILYDVNERVSHFRPVLDIARIVVLFAWFLLVRVFYIIPRDFLRTLQSKGLRRFLVEDFIRNSDSPKKKALSISLGVFIGLSPLWGFHTIIVIFLAIVLKLNKVIAFAFSNISLAPFIPLVLFLSVQTGNLVLGKHSTFSFHDIQSNFNVMQELETYLIGSFVLSVSSAIVFGILGYLLLTVFQKKTQLANA, from the coding sequence ATGGAATTGCAGTCTGTACAAGCCCAATTCAAAAAACTCCGTTGTTGTGTGGTTATACCAACCTACAACAATGAAAAGACCTTGGCAAAGGTTTTAGACGGCGTTTTAAACTTTACCGACGATGTTTTTGTCGTCAATGATGGGTCAACAGACAGTACTTCCAAAATATTAAGCAATTACGAATTTCTTCATATAACTACATTGCCGAAAAATATCGGTAAGGGCAACGCGCTAAAACAGGGCTTTATGGAAGCGTTGAAAAATGGTTTTGACTACGCAATAACGTTAGACAGCGACGGTCAGCATTTCCCATCTGATATTTCTCTTTTTCTAAATGAAATTTCTGGTCGTATTGACAAGAACATTATGATTATTGGGGATAGAAATATGAACAACGCCAACGTCTTTAAAGAAAGCGCCAAAGGCAATCGTATTTCTAGTTATTGGGTGCACGCGGTGAGTGGTTTACGATTAACTGATACACAATCCGGATTTAGGCTTTATCCTATTAAGACAATGAAGTCTATAAATTTCTTTGAAATCACTAAAAAATTCGAATTTGAAATCGAAGCCATCATTAAAAATTACTGGGCCGGAGTTACAATTGTTCAAGTTCCTATAAACATTCTTTACGATGTTAATGAACGTGTTTCTCATTTTAGGCCAGTTTTGGATATTGCCAGAATCGTTGTGTTATTTGCATGGTTTTTACTAGTCAGGGTTTTTTACATTATACCTCGCGATTTTTTAAGAACTCTTCAAAGTAAAGGTTTAAGACGTTTTTTGGTAGAGGATTTTATAAGAAATTCAGATTCTCCTAAAAAGAAAGCTCTATCAATATCCTTAGGTGTTTTTATTGGGCTTTCACCATTATGGGGCTTCCACACCATAATCGTTATCTTTTTAGCCATTGTTTTAAAGTTGAACAAGGTCATTGCCTTTGCGTTTTCCAATATCAGTCTAGCGCCATTTATTCCATTAGTGTTATTCCTTAGTGTACAAACTGGCAATCTAGTGTTAGGCAAACATTCTACTTTTAGTTTTCATGATATACAGTCCAATTTTAATGTTATGCAAGAGCTAGAAACCTATCTCATTGGGAGTTTTGTGCTTTCGGTAAGTTCGGCAATCGTTTTTGGGATATTAGGCTATTTGCTTCTAACCGTATTTCAGAAAAAAACCCAACTTGCCAATGCATAG
- a CDS encoding Acetyltransferase (GNAT) family protein encodes MIRKAELGDIHRITEIIKLCSQNMIVNGIFQWNEEYPNAIILANDIKKGELFVVEENQIVLGCIVISTQKDEIYKRVEWLTSDSIHFYIHRLAIHPENQGRGYAQKLMDFAEAKAEKEKIDSIRLDTFSQNQRNQRFYEQRGYQKLQEIYFPMQSKFPFYCYELLI; translated from the coding sequence ATGATACGCAAAGCAGAGTTAGGGGATATCCACAGAATTACCGAAATTATAAAACTCTGCAGCCAGAATATGATTGTCAATGGAATATTTCAGTGGAACGAGGAATATCCCAACGCCATCATTTTGGCAAACGACATTAAAAAGGGAGAACTTTTTGTGGTTGAAGAAAATCAAATTGTTCTAGGCTGTATCGTGATCTCGACCCAAAAAGATGAAATTTACAAAAGAGTTGAATGGCTCACCTCGGATTCAATTCACTTTTATATTCACCGCTTAGCAATCCATCCAGAAAATCAAGGAAGAGGTTACGCCCAAAAACTGATGGATTTTGCGGAGGCAAAAGCAGAAAAAGAAAAAATTGATTCCATTAGGCTCGACACATTTTCTCAAAATCAGAGAAATCAACGTTTTTATGAACAAAGAGGATATCAAAAATTGCAGGAAATTTACTTTCCTATGCAAAGTAAATTTCCTTTTTACTGTTATGAGCTGCTGATTTGA
- a CDS encoding Acyl-coenzyme A:6-aminopenicillanic acid acyl-transferase produces MPKHHIFGRFLFCFSLLLQVSCGVKKAYNTLPNISKYDTQIPATEKINDSTFIAGSNFLTKNKQGLWEMYLEGNPYQRGELIGSLAGPLMEKQEKVFMDKIEELVPSEGRQKFLRKFLAWYNRKIFDNISEEYKAEIFGVSKYMSEDYNSFAPSYLRALYLHSAHDIGHALQDLAMVGCTSFAVWDYKSEDGELLIGRNFDFYAGDDFAEEKVVYFVNPDQGHKYMSISWAGFIGVVSGMNDQGLTVTINAAKSKIPLVAKTPISIVTREILQYASNIEEAIAIAKKRQVFVSESIMIGSAKDKKAILIEVSPNNFGVYDVENSDQLICSNHFQSDAFKNDNRNEKAIAESHSEYRYERMQELLRAEQKVNVKEAVEILRNKEGLKDKTIGYGNEKAINQMLAHHGIVFKPEKLKVWVSSNPYQMGEFVAYDLNEVFRNREIPSEISISSSKNNIEADAFIYTPEFKDYQEFRELSSKVEKSILAENLVAAEELSRLENLNPEYWKAYFLVGKYFYEHKNYQEALKAFNLAKTKEITTLVDEKELSKMIKKSKRKLK; encoded by the coding sequence ATGCCTAAGCATCACATTTTTGGTCGTTTTTTATTCTGTTTTTCGTTGTTACTACAAGTTTCTTGTGGGGTCAAGAAAGCTTACAATACTTTACCCAATATTTCTAAATACGACACCCAAATCCCCGCGACCGAAAAAATCAATGATTCAACTTTTATTGCAGGATCAAACTTCTTGACCAAAAACAAGCAAGGCCTTTGGGAAATGTATTTGGAAGGTAATCCTTATCAACGCGGTGAATTAATTGGCAGTCTTGCTGGTCCTTTAATGGAAAAGCAAGAGAAAGTCTTTATGGATAAGATTGAAGAATTGGTACCGTCGGAAGGTCGACAAAAGTTTCTAAGAAAATTTTTGGCTTGGTATAACCGAAAGATTTTCGATAATATAAGCGAAGAATATAAGGCTGAAATTTTTGGGGTTTCAAAATATATGTCTGAAGACTATAACAGCTTTGCGCCTTCATATTTAAGAGCACTCTATTTGCATAGCGCACACGACATTGGGCACGCTCTTCAAGATTTGGCAATGGTGGGTTGCACAAGTTTTGCAGTTTGGGATTATAAATCCGAGGACGGCGAATTGCTGATCGGGCGTAATTTTGATTTTTACGCTGGGGACGATTTCGCCGAAGAGAAAGTAGTTTATTTTGTAAATCCTGATCAAGGACATAAATATATGTCGATCTCATGGGCCGGATTTATAGGTGTGGTTAGCGGGATGAACGATCAGGGACTCACTGTCACCATTAATGCGGCAAAATCTAAGATTCCGTTAGTTGCCAAAACTCCGATTTCCATTGTGACCCGAGAAATATTACAGTACGCTTCCAATATTGAAGAAGCGATTGCTATTGCCAAGAAACGACAAGTTTTTGTTTCAGAATCGATTATGATCGGTAGCGCCAAGGACAAAAAAGCAATTCTGATTGAAGTGTCTCCCAATAATTTCGGAGTGTACGATGTTGAAAATTCTGATCAGTTAATCTGCAGCAATCATTTTCAAAGTGATGCTTTTAAAAACGATAATCGCAATGAAAAGGCAATTGCCGAAAGCCATTCCGAATATCGCTACGAGCGGATGCAAGAACTTTTAAGAGCGGAACAAAAGGTTAATGTGAAGGAAGCTGTAGAAATTCTTCGGAACAAGGAAGGACTTAAAGACAAAACTATTGGGTATGGTAACGAAAAAGCAATCAACCAAATGTTGGCGCACCACGGGATTGTTTTTAAACCTGAAAAATTAAAAGTTTGGGTGAGCAGCAACCCTTATCAGATGGGAGAATTCGTTGCTTACGACTTAAATGAAGTTTTTAGGAATCGCGAAATTCCTTCAGAAATATCAATTTCTTCATCTAAAAATAATATTGAAGCTGATGCTTTTATTTACACTCCTGAATTTAAGGATTATCAAGAGTTTAGGGAATTATCCTCTAAGGTTGAAAAATCTATCCTGGCAGAAAATTTGGTTGCCGCAGAAGAACTTTCGCGGCTAGAAAATCTAAACCCAGAATATTGGAAAGCGTATTTTTTAGTTGGAAAATATTTTTATGAACACAAAAACTATCAAGAAGCTTTAAAGGCTTTCAACCTAGCAAAAACAAAGGAAATCACTACTTTGGTAGATGAAAAAGAACTTTCAAAAATGATTAAAAAGAGCAAAAGAAAACTAAAATGA